A single region of the Neodiprion pinetum isolate iyNeoPine1 chromosome 5, iyNeoPine1.2, whole genome shotgun sequence genome encodes:
- the LOC124219183 gene encoding G protein pathway suppressor 2 isoform X1, whose amino-acid sequence MPAVIVEPPQRSEQMWQALKTHITRERQRKKQEQEADAEEERQRKERERQQKQDVMTLGETRVQISRLESELSQLKDEKHQLFLQLKKVLNEDDNRRRQLIKETSVTSEVLSAVGGYPGTGAGVVHPQLFLPLQTRSPHYKVPATAPTHSMLPSVRTIHRIGPLKRTHSPSPPLTASPYHSGYGYKPPPSIPSYNPPPAKSEDAARRSSDVRAVLWNKGNQYSTSNFYSAPQGQNVYNYTAPSSQSSREPEPGKLNYLAGSRGTMSSHQPAYVASMHSLEHKGAYSEDKFYLRPGSHVTVHGGAIPIQQPPQGAKTGGITSGYPVRAPQPPPGAYPPPPGTYVSASAANVGGRLLYTQPTRYMQREV is encoded by the exons ATGCCAGCTGTAATAGTCGAGCCACCACAGCGCAGCGAACAGATGTGGCAGGCTTTAAAAACCCATATAACTAGAGAACgtcaaagaaagaaacaag AGCAAGAAGCAGATGCTGAAGAGGAACGTCAAAGGAAGGAAAGAGAGCGTCAACAAAAGCAGGATGTTATGACACTTGGAGAAACTCGCGTTCAGATATCACGTCTCGAAAGTGAACTGTCGCAACTCAAGGATGAGAAGCATCAGCTCTTTTTACAACTAAAGAAAGTTCTGAACGAAGATGATAATCGCAGACGTCAACTTATCAAAGAGACTAG CGTAACGTCGGAGGTGTTGTCGGCAGTGGGTGGCTACCCTGGCACCGGAGCCGGAGTGGTTCATCCTCAGTTGTTTTTACCGCTGCAAACACGAAGTCCGCATTACAAAGTTCCAGCAACTGCACCAACGCACTCAATGCTGCCAAGTGTGCGTACAATTCACAGAATT GGACCCTTGAAGCGAACGCATAGTCCTTCACCGCCTCTCACTGCTTCCCCGTATCACTCCGGATACGGATATAAACCTCCACCTTCCATTCCCAGCTATAATCCACCGCCAGCAA AATCTGAAGATGCGGCGAGGAGATCTAGCGATGTCAGAGCTGTGCTTTGGAACA AGGGAAACCAGTATTCAACGTCAAATTTCTACTCAGCGCCACAGGGTCAGAATGTCTACAACTACACAGCACCTAGTTCTCAGTCTTCTAGAGAACCTGAACCTGGGAAACTGAACTATTTGGCTGGTAGTCGAGGCACAATGTCATCTCATCAACCTG cTTACGTTGCAAGTATGCATTCTTTGGAGCACAAAGGAGCTTATTCGGAGGACAAATTCTACCTCCGGCCAGGTAGCCACGTCACTGTTCACGGAGGAGCTATTCCCATACAACAGCCACCACAG GGTGCTAAAACCGGTGGTATTACATCAGGGTATCCAGTCAGGGCACCACAGCCTCCTCCTGGTGCGTATCCACCTCCACCTGGTACTTATGTCAGTGCGTCTGCTGCAAATGTCGGTGGTCGTCTATTGTATACTCAACCTACACGGTATATGCAACGAGAAGTTTAA
- the LOC124219183 gene encoding G protein pathway suppressor 2 isoform X2: MPAVIVEPPQRSEQMWQALKTHITRERQRKKQEQEADAEEERQRKERERQQKQDVMTLGETRVQISRLESELSQLKDEKHQLFLQLKKVLNEDDNRRRQLIKETSVTSEVLSAVGGYPGTGAGVVHPQLFLPLQTRSPHYKVPATAPTHSMLPSGPLKRTHSPSPPLTASPYHSGYGYKPPPSIPSYNPPPAKSEDAARRSSDVRAVLWNKGNQYSTSNFYSAPQGQNVYNYTAPSSQSSREPEPGKLNYLAGSRGTMSSHQPAYVASMHSLEHKGAYSEDKFYLRPGSHVTVHGGAIPIQQPPQGAKTGGITSGYPVRAPQPPPGAYPPPPGTYVSASAANVGGRLLYTQPTRYMQREV, translated from the exons ATGCCAGCTGTAATAGTCGAGCCACCACAGCGCAGCGAACAGATGTGGCAGGCTTTAAAAACCCATATAACTAGAGAACgtcaaagaaagaaacaag AGCAAGAAGCAGATGCTGAAGAGGAACGTCAAAGGAAGGAAAGAGAGCGTCAACAAAAGCAGGATGTTATGACACTTGGAGAAACTCGCGTTCAGATATCACGTCTCGAAAGTGAACTGTCGCAACTCAAGGATGAGAAGCATCAGCTCTTTTTACAACTAAAGAAAGTTCTGAACGAAGATGATAATCGCAGACGTCAACTTATCAAAGAGACTAG CGTAACGTCGGAGGTGTTGTCGGCAGTGGGTGGCTACCCTGGCACCGGAGCCGGAGTGGTTCATCCTCAGTTGTTTTTACCGCTGCAAACACGAAGTCCGCATTACAAAGTTCCAGCAACTGCACCAACGCACTCAATGCTGCCAAGT GGACCCTTGAAGCGAACGCATAGTCCTTCACCGCCTCTCACTGCTTCCCCGTATCACTCCGGATACGGATATAAACCTCCACCTTCCATTCCCAGCTATAATCCACCGCCAGCAA AATCTGAAGATGCGGCGAGGAGATCTAGCGATGTCAGAGCTGTGCTTTGGAACA AGGGAAACCAGTATTCAACGTCAAATTTCTACTCAGCGCCACAGGGTCAGAATGTCTACAACTACACAGCACCTAGTTCTCAGTCTTCTAGAGAACCTGAACCTGGGAAACTGAACTATTTGGCTGGTAGTCGAGGCACAATGTCATCTCATCAACCTG cTTACGTTGCAAGTATGCATTCTTTGGAGCACAAAGGAGCTTATTCGGAGGACAAATTCTACCTCCGGCCAGGTAGCCACGTCACTGTTCACGGAGGAGCTATTCCCATACAACAGCCACCACAG GGTGCTAAAACCGGTGGTATTACATCAGGGTATCCAGTCAGGGCACCACAGCCTCCTCCTGGTGCGTATCCACCTCCACCTGGTACTTATGTCAGTGCGTCTGCTGCAAATGTCGGTGGTCGTCTATTGTATACTCAACCTACACGGTATATGCAACGAGAAGTTTAA
- the spn-E gene encoding probable ATP-dependent RNA helicase spindle-E yields the protein MDFFDLSKPLKRISIAQGASQMVKKISEDSDDDSVYTTATGTDYVAQYVEEENKNFIQMVAQGRAMGHDFGTSVCDLVSQGTIPNIRDINVAELTKIYETFNFAYRPKSNLAIMSMKDRIVSMIETNQCVVIQGHTGCGKTTQVPQFILNSCFDKKVHCNIIVTQPRRIAAISIAKRVSKERQWPVGTLVGYQVGMVNNTSQDTRLTYCTTGVLLQKLINTKHMMDYTHIILDEVHERDQDMDFLLLVVRKLSRLNSHSVKIILMSATFKVDKFSSYFSIPIGNKLEPAPVIDIEKKRQFNIHHFYLGQLEQLGALPEILAADPTVTPKMMKLCLNLIMVFDTIDRQEAGSNFEKKDTNRSVVLVFLPGIFEIEEMFSLLTDPEHESYCWDVVVMHSSITNEEQQRIFEMPPTGYRRIILSTNISESSITVPDVKYVIDFCLTKVLVTDPNTNFQCLEMTWASKANCDQRAGRAGRVMNGRVYRMVPENFYMSVLPEEGDPEMLRAPLENLILSAKLLDMGEPKAILALSLDPPDLSNLERTVLLLKEVGGLIDIEDMNFDSKYDGYLTDLGRIMARLPVSIHIAKLFVLGHVFSVLKEAIIIGASMSVKSMFSTPFREKLKAYNAKLTWADSSCSDSIAYLNAYNVWIREKVRGQLSTKAAEKSWALRHFIQIRVLREVDAMIQDIEKRLSKMGITETVGTNRVRYTEVEKPLVLKIVIAGAFYPHYFVRRLQRGEVDECMAVRLVGGNDPTNSVYLQGWPTQQPGLLYAKQFQQVFKDCQNSPDAQIRVSFDGSSRVYLQFNKSYESGSHQSQPKAPGKISLSVYKAMKMRQSDMPILIRLFDRATAIKKAEELGIPTVNVTSMTRKNEPQKKVFMRPAYSPILPSLDVSYIPLVIAYIEAPGCFWAQIRDEETWSNLQKIKELVNVIKKTSKNCSNEKLPIGSLVIAPFEDQDSVSYYRATVLSYEQIPQDILVHIFYIDYGNTNKIHLRDLTLVPEDSELHQIPSQAFKCVLSNLQPSMLRNLEGKWSNAAYEKFETILSGDIKLYGEIYSVVHSVVAIKLYRVDLNNEKIDINQWLIKQGFAEFKEESYLSRSNNVARSQQEDMNTEQQEYHEQQQYESNYQIPKYSEHISMSNCYDTVKLRGPYSPLEMDLINLVSAGRAKKINIEPNSVNSVLLDTDPADYHERLLIAGTVGQSVSGERLNLRNTTLMPNIHGLPSLMALIFAPTIELRRTESGSRYIGALCGLGFDPETNRSLFPDHDMNVVFDVEISLDDLQNINRLRHWMNMGIHIELCETDSSDMALCQRKTKETLFDLICKKRKSIEVQNALNSLKWNSNNPNIILEPKNVGSPTSTIFKLHHALDLEPVPEGYEEMVSHLQELRSIADWDQFKKQPHDIRCKLCEVDITDIPMLRFHLSTPGHKSKRLEANL from the exons ATGGATTTCTTCGATCTCAGCAAACCGTTAAAGCGGATATCAATTGCACAGGGAGCAAGccaaatggtgaaaaaaatttcggaagATTCGGATGATGACTCGGTTTATACAACTGCGACTGGCACGGACTACGTTGCTCAATATGTCgaagaagagaacaaaaatttcattcag atgGTGGCACAGGGGCGTGCAATGGGACACGACTTCGGAACCTCTGTTTGTGATCTCGTTTCCCAAGGCACTATACCAAATATCCGCGACATCAATGTCGCAGAGCTtacaaaaatttacgaaacttTCAACTTTGCTTATCGGCCGAAATCTAATCTTGCTATAATGTCAATGAAGGATCGTATTGTTTCGATGATCGAAACTAATCAATGCGTTGTAATACAGGGACATACAGGCTGCGGAAAGACAACACAAGTTCCTCAGTTCATCTTGAATTCTTGCTTCGACAAAAAAGTACATTGCAACATCATTG TTACTCAGCCAAGAAGAATAGCTGCCATCAGCATTGCTAAACGAGTAAGCAAAGAGAGACAGTGGCCAGTTGGAACATTGGTAGGATATCAGGTTGGGATGGTGAACAATACTTCGCAAGATACCAGATTGACTTACTGCACAACAGGAGTTCTTCTTCAAAAGTTGATAAACACTAAGCACATGATGGATTACACTCATATTATACTTGATGAAGTTCACGAGCGGGATCAAGATATGGATTTCCTTTTGTTAGTAGTTCGTAAATTGTCAAGACTGAATTCACATTCGGTCAAAATTATCCTTATGTCCGCCACGTTCAAGGTTGACAAATTCTCCAGCTACTTTTCAATACCTATTGGAAACAAACTCGAACCAGCCCCTGTTATTGACATTGAAAAGAAACGTCAATTCAATATTCACCACTTTTACTTGGGTCAACTTGAACAGTTGGGAGCT CTGCCGGAAATTTTAGCTGCGGACCCCACAGTAACACCCAAGATGATGAAACTTTGTTTGAACCTGATAATGGTTTTCGACACGATAGACAGGCAGGAGGCGGGAAgcaactttgaaaaaaaagacaccaACCGCAGCGTTGTACTAGTCTTTTTACCaggaatatttgaaattgaggAAATGTTCAGTCTTCTAACTGACCCTGAACATGAAAGCTACTGCTGGGATGTGGTTGTGATGCATTCGTCCATAACAAATGAGGAACAGCAAAGGATATTTGAAATGCCACCAACAGGTTATCGTCGAATAATACTGTCCACCAACATTTCCGAAAGCAGTATAACCGTTCCTGACGTCAAATACG TCATCGATTTTTGTCTCACAAAAGTACTCGTAACCGATCCaaacacaaattttcaatgcctTGAAATGACCTGGGCTAGCAAAGCAAATTGTGACCAACGTGCCGGTCGTGCAGGCCGTGTAATGAATGGACGAGTCTATAGAATGGTACCTGAGAACTTTTACATG AGTGTATTACCTGAAGAGGGTGACCCGGAAATGTTGAGAGCACCTCttgagaatttaattttaagtgCCAAATTATTGGATATGGGTGAGCCGAAAGCAATCTTGGCCCTGTCTTTAGATCCACCAGATCTCAGCAACTTAGAACGCACCGTCTTATTACTCAAGGAGGTCGGTGGGTTGATAGACATTGAGGATATGAACTTCGATAGTAAATACGACGGTTACTTAACCGATCTGGGTAGAATAATGGCCCGACTTCCTGTCAGCATTCATATAGCGAAACTGTTCGTACTTGGACATGTTTTCAGCGTCCTAAAAGAGGCAATTATAATAGGTGCGAGTATGTCGGTAAAGAGCATGTTCAGTACTCCGTTTAGAGAAAAGCTAAAAGCCTACAACGCTAAGCTCACTTGGGCAGATAGTTCGTGCAGCGACAGCATAGCTTACTTAAATGCTTACAATGTATGGATTCGAGAAAAGGTTAGAGGTCAATTGTCCACTAAGGCTGCCGAAAAATCTTGGGCTCTAAGACACTTTATCCAGATCAGAGTGCTGCGCGAAGTGGACGCCATGATACAAGATATTGAGAAGAGATTATCGAAGATGGGGATCACGGAAACGGTCGGTACCAACAGAGTGCGGTACACAGAGGTCGAAAAACCTTTagtgttgaaaattgtaatagcCGGTGCATTTTATCCTCATTATTTTGTACGGAGACTGCAGCGCGGCGAAGTTGACGAATGTATGGCTGTCAGACTGGTCGGAGGAAACGACCCGACAAATTCTGTCTACCTGCAAGGCTGGCCTACACAGCAACCAGGCCTTTTATATGCTAAACAATTCCAACAAGTGTTTAAAGATTGTCAGAATTCGCCAGATGCGCAAATTCGTGTCTCTTTCGACGGTTCCAGTCGTGTTTATTTACAGTTTAACAAAAGCTATGAATCTGGCAGTCACCAATCACAACCCAAAGCACCAGggaaaatttctctttctgtTTACAAGGCTATGAAAATGCGACAGAGCGACATGCCCATACTTATACGATTATTCGACCGGGCAACCGCTATTAAAAAAGCAGAGGAACTCGGAATACCGACTGTAAACGTTACGTCTATGACTCGCAAGAATGAaccacaaaaaaaagttttcatgcGACCTGCATACAGTCCAATTTTACCCAGTCTCGATGTTTCCTACATTCCTCTCGTTATTGCATAT ATTGAAGCTCCTGGATGCTTCTGGGCCCAAATAAGAGATGAGGAGACGTGGAGTAATTTGCAAAAGATCAAAGAGCTTGTtaacgtgataaaaaaaacttccaaaAACTGCTCAAATGAAAAGCTGCCCATTGGCTCACTTGTAATCGCTCCTTTCGAGGATCAGGATTCGGTGAGCTACTACAGAGCAACAGTTTTGAGCTATGAACAAATACCCCAAGATATTCTAGTTCACATATTTTATATCGACTATGGGAACACGAACAAAATTCATCTACGCGACCTAACACTGGTACCAGAAGACAGTGAACTTCACCAGATTCCCAGCCAGGCGTTTAAATGCGTTTTGTCGAATTTGCAGCCTTCTATGTTGCGCAATTTAGAAGGAAAGTGGTCGAATGCAGcgtatgaaaaattcgaaacgatACTATCGGGAGATATCAAGCTATATGGAGAAATATACTCAGTCGTCCATAGTGTTGTAGCAATAAAACTCTATCGCGTCGATCTCAATAATGAAAAGATTGACATAAACCAATGGCTGATCAAACAGGGTTTTGCAGAGTTCAAAGAAGAAAGTTACCTTTCGAGATCCAACAACGTAGCGCGATCGCAACAGGAAGATATGAACACTGAACAGCAAGAATATCATGAGCAACAGCAGTACGAGAGTAATTACCAAATCCCAAAGTACTCAGAACATATATCTATGTCTAATTGTTATGATACAGTGAAACTTAGAGGCCCGTATTCCCCGCTTGAGATGGATCTGATCAACCTAGTATCGGCAGGAAGagctaaaaaaataaacattgaaCCAAATTCTGTAAATTCTGTACTGCTAGATACAGATCCAGCTGATTATCACGAAAGATTATTAATTGCCGGAACAGTTGGACAATCCGTTAGCGGGGAAAGACTGAACCTTCGAAATACAACTCTGATGCCCAACATTCATGGATTGCCCAGTTTAATGGCACTTATTTTTGCCCCAACTATTGAGTTGCGAAGAACGGAAAGTGGCTCCCGGTATATCGGAGCTCTCTGCGGACTTGGTTTTGATCCGGAAACTAACAGAAGTCTGTTTCCAGACCATGACATGAACGTAGTTTTCGATGTTGAGATTTCGTTAGACGATTTACAAAAC ATAAACAGATTACGTCACTGGATGAACATGGGTATACACATTGAGTTATGTGAAACTGATTCAAGTGACATGGCTTTATGccaaagaaaaacaaaggaGACTTTATTTGACCTAATTTGTAAGAAACGAAAGTCCATCGAAGTACAGAATGCGTTGAATTCTCTAAAGTGGAATTCAAACAATCCTAACATAATTCTGGAACCAAAGAATGTGGGATCACCGACTAGTaccattttcaaattacaccaTGCATTGGATTTGGAACCAGTACCTGAAGGGTACGAGGAAATGGTTTCCCACTTACAGGAATTGCGATCTATCGCTGACTG GGATCAGTTCAAGAAACAGCCTCATGACATCCGATGCAAGTTGTGCGAGGTAGATATAACAGACATTCCAATGCTTCGTTTTCACTTAAGCACACCGGGGCATAAAAGTAAGCGGCTAGAAGCTAATCTTTAA
- the LOC124219187 gene encoding uncharacterized protein isoform X2, with product MSDHHSEVTTPQSKRFRNSSTMFTPYTPGRAQRRMQFDPRSRHTVVDIEDPDAEDNIDDALLDLIKLTWNISAVSPLFGLDIKDDVRLKQYSKKLREMVATSLYKDNVSYEAKFTPMHHLVCSPSDPPAVKVEVHSKDDEQDTEMKQIYLGIFLSWGPRSDVEAENVKLPILLNRGLQGVAQAVHSTLSQMFDCTITAMPASQEDLMWLTTIVLNSDVAESRSTKKTAQYELILEYTIPELPASDLIKVKFPLKTMKTLWSKICPTHLSATNDNEQVASIIDLSQVNRFFECLRIKMLKSASLELGYCLLEKISLPNFTIKSNKQIEKYKSYVRKIGYWNKF from the exons ATGTCAGATCACCACTCAGAAGTAACAACGCCGCAGAGCAAAAGGTTTCGAAACAGCTCCACTATGTTTACTCCTTATACCCCTGGTCGTGCTCAGCGCAGAATGCAATTTGACCCAAGATCCAGGCATACCGTCGTTGACATAGAAGACCCCGATGCCGAAGATAACATAGACGATGCTTTGTTAG ATTTGATTAAACTCACCTGGAATATCTCGGCAGTATCACCTTTATTCGGTCTCGACATTAAAGATGACGTGAGATTAAAACAGTACTCCAAAAAACTCAGAGAAATGGTGGCAACCTCTTTGTACAAAGATAATGTATCTTACGAAGCTAAATTCACTCCTATGCATCATCTGGTATGCAGTCCTTCAGATCCTCCAGCTgtaaag GTAGAAGTCCATTCCAAAGACGACGAACAGGATActgaaatgaaacaaatttatCTGGGAATATTTTTGTCCTGGGGTCCTAGGTCTGACGTGGAAGcggaaaatgtaaaattaccAATTCTATTAAACAGAGGACTGCAAGGTGTTGCGCAGGCTGTACACTCTACATTAAGTCAGATGTTTGACTGTACAATTACAGCTATGCCAGCCAGTCAGGAAGATCTTATGTGGTTAACTACGATTGTTCTTAACTCTGATGTAGCTGAATCGCGAAGCACTAAGAAGACTGCTCAGTATGAATTAATACTAGAGTATACTATCCCTGAATTGCCGGCATCTGACTTGATCAAAGTCAAATTTCCGCTGAAGACTATGAAGACTTTGTGGTCAAA AATCTGTCCCACTCATCTGAGTGCCACAAACGATAATGAGCAAGTCGCTAGTATAATAGATTTGAGTCAGGTGAATCGGTTTTTCGAATGTCTGAGGATTAAGATGCTGAAGAGTGCTAGTCTCGAGTTGGGATATTGTTTACTGGAAAAAATTAGCTTGCCAAATTTTACCATTAAATCTAATAAG CAAATTGAAAAGTACAAGTCTTATGTACGCAAAATTGGatactggaataaattctga
- the LOC124219187 gene encoding uncharacterized protein isoform X1: MSDHHSEVTTPQSKRFRNSSTMFTPYTPGRAQRRMQFDPRSRHTVVDIEDPDAEDNIDDALLDLIKLTWNISAVSPLFGLDIKDDVRLKQYSKKLREMVATSLYKDNVSYEAKFTPMHHLVCSPSDPPAVKVEVHSKDDEQDTEMKQIYLGIFLSWGPRSDVEAENVKLPILLNRGLQGVAQAVHSTLSQMFDCTITAMPASQEDLMWLTTIVLNSDVAESRSTKKTAQYELILEYTIPELPASDLIKVKFPLKTMKTLWSKICPTHLSATNDNEQVASIIDLSQVNRFFECLRIKMLKSASLELGYCLLEKISLPNFTIKSNKMKVTDIEAIDRVLWFFQEKAVLHFQAPIPIRNEEC, translated from the exons ATGTCAGATCACCACTCAGAAGTAACAACGCCGCAGAGCAAAAGGTTTCGAAACAGCTCCACTATGTTTACTCCTTATACCCCTGGTCGTGCTCAGCGCAGAATGCAATTTGACCCAAGATCCAGGCATACCGTCGTTGACATAGAAGACCCCGATGCCGAAGATAACATAGACGATGCTTTGTTAG ATTTGATTAAACTCACCTGGAATATCTCGGCAGTATCACCTTTATTCGGTCTCGACATTAAAGATGACGTGAGATTAAAACAGTACTCCAAAAAACTCAGAGAAATGGTGGCAACCTCTTTGTACAAAGATAATGTATCTTACGAAGCTAAATTCACTCCTATGCATCATCTGGTATGCAGTCCTTCAGATCCTCCAGCTgtaaag GTAGAAGTCCATTCCAAAGACGACGAACAGGATActgaaatgaaacaaatttatCTGGGAATATTTTTGTCCTGGGGTCCTAGGTCTGACGTGGAAGcggaaaatgtaaaattaccAATTCTATTAAACAGAGGACTGCAAGGTGTTGCGCAGGCTGTACACTCTACATTAAGTCAGATGTTTGACTGTACAATTACAGCTATGCCAGCCAGTCAGGAAGATCTTATGTGGTTAACTACGATTGTTCTTAACTCTGATGTAGCTGAATCGCGAAGCACTAAGAAGACTGCTCAGTATGAATTAATACTAGAGTATACTATCCCTGAATTGCCGGCATCTGACTTGATCAAAGTCAAATTTCCGCTGAAGACTATGAAGACTTTGTGGTCAAA AATCTGTCCCACTCATCTGAGTGCCACAAACGATAATGAGCAAGTCGCTAGTATAATAGATTTGAGTCAGGTGAATCGGTTTTTCGAATGTCTGAGGATTAAGATGCTGAAGAGTGCTAGTCTCGAGTTGGGATATTGTTTACTGGAAAAAATTAGCTTGCCAAATTTTACCATTAAATCTAATAAG atgaaagtAACAGATATTGAAGCGATTGATCGAGTTCTTTggttttttcaagaaaaagcCGTACTTCATTTTCAAGCCCCAATCCCAATTAGGAATGAAGAGTGTTAA
- the LOC124219187 gene encoding uncharacterized protein isoform X3: MASIEESWKEATEGLNSDTCDTWIIKLQDVYSEEKRTYHNLDYLQDKLLHYYEIKDNLTNPRAVLLALFFQNFEYDPKALDCEEKNLQHFITFADEAEIPADGELRNEVCALLKAAATHSTDAHKVGGAFGEEDAHYLLDLDMAILGAEPEKYTEYTERVRGEYGFLSAPMYTALRLKVLQNFLQIPNIFATKEFREKFEEQARKNIQAEVALLS, from the exons ATGGCATCGATTGAAGAAAGTTGGAAGGAGGCTACAGAAGGATTGAACAGTGACACGTGCGACACTTGGATAATCAAGTTGCAGGATGTCTATTCTGAAGAGAAACGAACCTACCACAATCTTGATTATCTTCAAGACAAGTTACTCCACTACTACGAGATTAAGGACAATTTAACTAATCCCAGGGCCGTACTCCTCGCACTGTTCTTTCAAAA TTTTGAGTATGATCCAAAGGCGTTGGattgcgaggaaaaaaatctacaacacTTTATTACCTTTGCAGATGAGGCAGAAATCCCTGCG GATGGAGAATTACGCAATGAGGTTTGTGCTCTGCTGAAAGCAGCTGCTACTCATAGTACAGATGCACACAAGGTTGGAGGTGCCTTTGGCGAAGAGGATGCTCACTATCTTCTTGACTTGGATATGGCCATACTGGGTGCCGAACCTGAGAAGTATACAGAATATACAGAACGTGTACGCGGTGAATATGGGTTCCTTAGTGCACCGATGTATACCGCGTTAAGACTTAAG gtgttgcaaaattttttgcaaattccAAACATATTTGCTACCAAGGAGTTTCGCGAAAAGTTTGAGGAACAAGCACGTAAAAATATCCAAGCTGAAGTTGCGCTGTTGTCTTAG